In one window of Fictibacillus phosphorivorans DNA:
- a CDS encoding HNH endonuclease, with protein sequence MNDVLDYKLVQEYTRVPGYSDYWVDLDQGIIYSIRRGYLKKLKSNLNDSGYYMNTLYDENGSKTFTTHAIVMAAKQQMLINSWLSIGLTVHHRNENPEDNSADNLELRTRTAQALDYKDRLSEQRLGKPRCKVTENDIVDILLDFSDFDGTISKYASVVADKYDMTRINAYLILKRKTWKHVDVNNQQLN encoded by the coding sequence ATGAATGATGTATTAGATTATAAGTTAGTGCAGGAATATACTAGAGTACCAGGTTATAGTGATTATTGGGTGGATTTAGATCAAGGTATTATTTATAGTATTAGACGAGGATATTTGAAGAAATTAAAGTCAAACTTAAATGATTCTGGTTATTACATGAATACATTGTACGATGAAAATGGATCGAAAACATTTACCACTCATGCAATCGTCATGGCAGCAAAGCAACAAATGTTGATTAACTCATGGTTATCAATTGGACTCACTGTACATCATCGCAATGAAAATCCTGAGGATAATAGTGCAGATAATCTAGAATTAAGAACTAGAACAGCGCAAGCACTGGATTATAAGGATAGGCTTTCTGAACAAAGGTTGGGTAAACCTAGATGTAAAGTTACTGAAAATGATATTGTTGATATTCTATTAGACTTCTCAGATTTTGACGGTACAATTTCTAAATATGCTTCAGTCGTTGCTGATAAGTATGATATGACAAGGATTAATGCTTATTTAATTTTAAAACGTAAAACTTGGAAGCATGTTGATGTTAATAACCAGCAACTGAATTAA
- a CDS encoding DUF3908 family protein: MKISYEYFVEDLAGEEDVSIIYFINKFVEKENIKLFYPKNLFTDKKLKAHLFLDNQIFIFENNQDLKIRVFNYDQVKNFELITEGRYKPLNLNVFLSTGETLEFNSVNDTNQHWGRSFSEEVEDIFKLLIQKTSASETIVKQ, from the coding sequence ATGAAAATAAGCTATGAATACTTTGTAGAAGATCTTGCTGGAGAAGAAGATGTTTCAATAATATATTTCATAAATAAGTTTGTTGAAAAAGAAAATATCAAGCTGTTTTATCCTAAAAATTTGTTTACGGATAAGAAACTAAAAGCTCATCTTTTTCTGGATAACCAAATATTTATTTTTGAGAATAATCAAGATTTAAAAATACGAGTTTTTAATTATGATCAAGTGAAAAACTTTGAACTGATTACAGAAGGAAGATATAAGCCTCTAAATTTAAATGTTTTTCTTTCTACTGGAGAAACACTTGAATTTAATAGTGTGAATGACACTAATCAACATTGGGGAAGATCATTTTCGGAAGAAGTTGAAGACATCTTTAAGCTTCTTATTCAGAAAACATCAGCATCTGAAACTATTGTAAAA